The Anabrus simplex isolate iqAnaSimp1 chromosome 1, ASM4041472v1, whole genome shotgun sequence genome window below encodes:
- the LOC137498758 gene encoding piggyBac transposable element-derived protein 3-like → MAQSLTSAEILAQLEVNAIDFDGNTSEIEGLSSDEDDETFDPMLEEEEEEEEEEHDSSEGQPDIVGELNSGAQNRNPPPWRHTNDFQPLPPAPAFEEGVWQGKEQEPHEYFLRYIPTYFFDSVSSCTNQNCLARKGKSLNTTAQEIQVFFGISITMSYLRFPRISMYWAAGTRVAKISDKMSRKHFFSIRSNLKIVVDSDISDDTRSADKFWKVRPLLHLVREGCLQNPRTKRVAIDEQMIPFWGHTSARQYVRGKPNPCGLKNFVCASPDGLPLDFFMYEGKGDTIIEQYDILGIGGKVVIRLAKSLPEGCIIYMDRFFTSVELLDCLHSDAHCQGTGTIQKSRIPPESRLQTDSEMQR, encoded by the exons ATGGCGCAATCTT tgACATCGGCTGAAATACTCGCCCAGCTTGAGGTGAATGCCATTGACTTTGATGGGAACACATCTGAAATTGAAGGGCTATCTAGTGACGAGGATGACGAAACCTTCGATCCTatgctggaggaggaggaggaagaagaggaagaagaacacgaCTCATCGGAAGGTCAACCCGATATTGTAGGTGAACTGAACAGTGGTGCACAAAATAGGAATCCACCGCCATGGCGCCATACAAATGATTTTCAACCATTGCCGCCTGCACCAGCCTTTGAAGAGGGAGTTTGGCAGGGTAAAGAACAGGAACCTCACGAGTACTTTTTACGTTATATTCCCACATATTTTTTTGATTCTGTTTCCTCTTGTACGAACCAGAACTGTCTTGCACGGAAGGGGAAGTCACTGAATACCACAGCTCAAGAAATTCAAGTATTTTTTGGGATATCCATTACGATGTCTTACCTTCGATTTCCGAGAATATCAATGTACTGGGCTGCAGGCACCAGAGTAGCAAAAATTTCTGACAAGATGTCACGGAAACATTTCTTTTCAATTCGAAGCAATCTGAAAATTGTTGTGGACAGTGATATCTCAGATGATACTCGCTCAGCAGATAAGTTCTGGAAGGTTCGCCCTTTGTTGCATCTAGTCAGAGAGGGTTGCCTCCAGAATCCCCGGACAAAACGTGTGGCTATCGATGAGCAGATGATTCCATTTTGGGGTCATACATCTGCTAGACAGTATGTACGTGGCAAGCCCAATCCCTGTGGACTGAAAAACTTCGTGTGTGCCTCGCCTGATGGATTGCCTTTAGATTTTTTCATGTATGAGGGGAAAGGTGACACCATTATAGAACAGTATGATATTCTGGGTATTGGAGGGAAGGTAGTAATCCGTTTGGCAAAGTCACTACCTGAGGGATGTATCATCTACATGGATAGATTTTTTACCTCTGTGGAATTGCTGGACTGCCTCCATTCAGATGCACACTGTCAGGGTACCGGGACAATACAGAAAAGTCGAATCCCTCCTGAAAGCAGGCTCCAGACAGATAGTGAAATGCAGAGATGA